The DNA region AATATACTTGTTCCAAACCTCTAATAAGCGATCGTAGGTGAACGGTTCGCGAGCCTCGCCGGTAGCCGTTTTGGGTTTCCCGTCATCCTCGCCACTCGCCACACGCTCCAAATCATTTAACGAGGGAATAAGCGTGCTTGCAGCGTTTGCCTTCGGCATATTAATGCTGATTGAAGTAGCCGATGAAATAACAGGCTTTGAGGCTCCAGTGGGTTTTACTTCGGGCTCTTTTACGCTTTCACCTTTCCCCTTTAAGCTTTCAGCTTTATCTTCGGACTTCGGACTTGGGACTTCGGACTCTTTTTGCGCTTTTTCTCCTGACTCCGGACTTCGGACTTCGGACTCTTTCCCAGCTACGACATCAGTTTTTTTTTTATCCTGATCTGGATCAGTTGCTGTGTTGTTGGTGCTTAAGGGTTGTTGGGCTAAGTGGACGACGGACCGAATATGGCACATCTTTATCAATGCCAACTCTACTTGCAAGCGCTGATTTTTAGAGCTCTTATAATTTAAATCGCAGGTATTGGCGAGATTTAAAGCAGTTAGCAAAAACGAAAGCTCCGTTTGCCTGCTTTGATCTAAATACTTTTGTTTAATGTTCTCGCTAACCTCTAAAAGCTTAATGGTTGCTGCATCTTTGCCTACCAATAAATTGCGGAAGTGCGTAGCCAGGCCATTAATAAAGTTATTTCCGTCGAAACCGTTATTTAAAATTTCATCAAATAAAAGCAACGTTTGGCTCACCTCTGCGGCCGTTAAGTGTGAAGTAAGCTTAAAGAAATAATCGTAATCTAAAATGTTAAGGTTATCGATTACCGATTTGTAAGTGATGTTTTTGTTGGCATAACTTGCAATCTGATCGAACATCGAAAGCGCATCACGCAAGCCGCCATCGGCCTTTTGAGCAATAATGTGTAAACCATCAGGTTCAAAAGCAATGCTTTCGCGTTGCGCAATGGTAGCCAGGTGGCTGGCTATATCATCAACCTGAATCCGATTAAAATCGAAGATCTGGCAACGCGATAAAATGGTTGGTAAAATCTTGTGTTTCTCAGTAGTTGCTAATATAAATATAGCGTAGGATGGTGGTTCTTCCAGGGTTTTCAAAAAGGCATTAAATGCACTTTGCGATAACATGTGAACCTCATCAATAATATAGATTTTATACTTGCCGGCTTGTGGTGGAATCCGAACCTGCTCAATTAAGCTACGGATATCATCAACCGAGTTGTTCGATGCCGCATCTAATTCATGAACGTTAAAAGAATGCCCGTTTTGGAAAGATTGACAATTATCGCACTGTCCGCAGGCTTCCATATCGGCTGTAAGATTGGTACAGTTGATGGTTTTGGCCAAAATTCGGGCACATGTTGTTTTTCCAACTCCACGCGGCCCGCAAAATAAAAATGCCTGGGCAAGCTGATTATTTTTTATGGCGTTTTTTAAAGTGCCGGTAATATGCTGTTGTCCAACCACGGTTTCGAACGTAGCGGGACGGTATTTACGGGCAGAAACAATAAAATTTTCCATCGGCACGAAAATAGGAATTTTTTAGGTGTTTGTACGGCTGAAAAATTGGAATGTGGAAAAGTTGGGGTTTATGGTTATTATTAATAAGTGCAATAGCGCTCATGCTTCCTGAGTTTTGATTTATTGAATGAAATCAATACGGTGGGGTTTTCCGCCTTATCTTCGGACTTTCTGACTCCGGACTTTCCGACTTACCTTATAATCGACTTCAATTCATTACGATAAGCTGAGGCACTCTTGCCGGTAAACTCATGAAAAACCTTATTAAAATGGCTAAAATTGTTGAAGCCACTTTCGTACGAAATAGCAGTAATACCAATGTGTTTCTCGGCAAGTAATTTCGACGCATGTACCACACGATATTCGTTAACGAACCGGGTAAAGGTTTTTTTAGTTATCTTTTTAAAGTATCGGCAAAACGAAGGAACGGTCATGCTGGCCATTTCGGCAACATCCTCTAAACTAATCTGCTCCTTAAAATGATCCTTAACATAATTAAAGATCATGCTGATGCGGTCGTTATCCTGTACCTGCATTTCGAGCGAAAAGTTAAGGGCGTTTAAGAGCTTATAATCAGAGGCTTGCTCCAGCTCTCGCAGCACGCCCAGCAGGGCAAGTAATTTTTCAAAAGGCCAGGCGTTGTTCATTTTCTCTAACGTGGGGCCAACAAGCTTCATGGTGTCTTTGCCAAAAGCGATGCCGTATTTGGCTTTTTCAAATAAACTGGCAATGCCCTTCGTCTCTTTAAGCGTTAAGAAATCGGTGCCCAAAAAGTCGGGTTTCATTTGTACAACCACTTCGGTTTTATTGCCCGTATTGGTATCGGTAAAGCCGCAATGCGGTAAATTGCTTCCAATAAGCATCAAATCGCCATCGGTGTAATACGAAACATGGCTACCAATTTGACGCTTCCCTGCGCCGCCATTTACAAAAACCATTTCAACTTCGGGATGATAATGCCAAAGATGAGCCATGTTGTTCTCGTTCTGCACATATTTGGAATAGGTAAATGAGCTGCCAAAAGAGGGTTCAATTACCTCCAGACTGGGTCTTAATATTTTCATTAATCGTAAAATTTACTTCATCAAAATATGCTGGATTGATGGCTGTATATCAAAAGTACTAAAACTAGGTTAATATAGCATATATATTGGTAAATATTCAATCTTTTTTGCCTTGCAACGTGCTGTAATTTAGCATTATAAAATAATTGTTAACTCTTTAATATATTTTATTATGAAAAACGCATTCAAAATCGCATTAATTGCAGGCATTTCTTTAAGTACTTTTGCGGCTCAGGCCAACGATGGAGACTTTTCTTTGAAGTCTAAAAGTGAAACAGAAAAAACCATCAGTTTTCAGATAAATGAGGCTAACGATTTCAGTATATCGCTCTTTGCAGAAAACAATGAGCTTTTATTTGAACAGAAGTTGCATCCGGTAGTCAGCTCCACCAAAACTTACGATTTAAATGAGCTTCCTGACGGAAATTATACGATGATCGTTGAATCGGGATCGACTTTGGAACAATATAAGATTGCAATTGCGGATGGAAAGGCGATTTTTTCTGCACCGAAAGTTACCGAGCTTCACAAGCCAGTTATTACGAAGAGCAACGATGATATGATTACCTTAAGTTTTGAACAAGCGAAAGGCGACGATGTTGAAGTTCGCGTTTTGAATGAGAGTAATGATGAGCTGTATGCTGAAACCTTTAAAAATAAGACCAAGCTTACTAAAAAGTTTAACGTGAGCCGGGCAGATGGCAAAGACCTTACTTTTGTGGTTAAGACCGGTGATCAAACGTTCATTAAAACAATAGAAACTCGCTAATTTTTACATATATTTGGTAGGGGAGATGCTTGAAAAAGT from Pedobacter endophyticus includes:
- a CDS encoding DNA polymerase III subunit gamma/tau, translated to MENFIVSARKYRPATFETVVGQQHITGTLKNAIKNNQLAQAFLFCGPRGVGKTTCARILAKTINCTNLTADMEACGQCDNCQSFQNGHSFNVHELDAASNNSVDDIRSLIEQVRIPPQAGKYKIYIIDEVHMLSQSAFNAFLKTLEEPPSYAIFILATTEKHKILPTILSRCQIFDFNRIQVDDIASHLATIAQRESIAFEPDGLHIIAQKADGGLRDALSMFDQIASYANKNITYKSVIDNLNILDYDYFFKLTSHLTAAEVSQTLLLFDEILNNGFDGNNFINGLATHFRNLLVGKDAATIKLLEVSENIKQKYLDQSRQTELSFLLTALNLANTCDLNYKSSKNQRLQVELALIKMCHIRSVVHLAQQPLSTNNTATDPDQDKKKTDVVAGKESEVRSPESGEKAQKESEVPSPKSEDKAESLKGKGESVKEPEVKPTGASKPVISSATSISINMPKANAASTLIPSLNDLERVASGEDDGKPKTATGEAREPFTYDRLLEVWNKYIQILKAADKINLFTILNNFAPKLVNPTLIEISVESKTQEQFVVQESVELMNFLRNQLQNFAVDITFKQVERKIENRLYGNREKYDYLVNKNPKLDELRRRFNLDINP
- a CDS encoding AraC family transcriptional regulator, whose translation is MKILRPSLEVIEPSFGSSFTYSKYVQNENNMAHLWHYHPEVEMVFVNGGAGKRQIGSHVSYYTDGDLMLIGSNLPHCGFTDTNTGNKTEVVVQMKPDFLGTDFLTLKETKGIASLFEKAKYGIAFGKDTMKLVGPTLEKMNNAWPFEKLLALLGVLRELEQASDYKLLNALNFSLEMQVQDNDRISMIFNYVKDHFKEQISLEDVAEMASMTVPSFCRYFKKITKKTFTRFVNEYRVVHASKLLAEKHIGITAISYESGFNNFSHFNKVFHEFTGKSASAYRNELKSIIR